Below is a window of Flavobacterium sp. N2820 DNA.
GATTTAATCAAACACCGCATTGAAAACGAAAACAACATCGAAATGCTGTTTGAAGAACCAAAAGTACCGTATCGCGAAACCATAACCAAAGCTGCAAAAGCTGAATACCGTCATAAAAAACAGAGTGGTGGTTCGGGGCAATTTGGAGAAGTACATATAACCATTGAGCCTTATTTTGACGATATGCCCGAACCACAAGGTGTAAACATTCGTAATAAAGAAATCGAAGAATTGCCTTGGGGCGGAAAATTTGCGTTCTATTGGTGTATTGTGGGTGGCGCCATTGATAATCGTTATGCAACTGCCATCAAAAAAGGCATCATGCATGAAATGACCGAAGGTCCGTTGACCGGTTCCAATTGTCAAAACATACGGGTTTGCATTTATGATGGAAAAATGCACGCTGTTGACAGCAATGATATTTCGTTTCAATTAGCGGCTTCACATGCATTTCGAATGGCTTTTAACGAAGCAAAACCACAACTTTTAGAACCCTTTTATCATTTAGAAGTATTGTGCGAAGATAATCACACTGGTGATGTTATGGGCGATTTACAAACCCGAAGAGCCATCATTCAAGGCATGGAAACCGACGGACATTATCAAAAAATAATAGCAGAAGTACCTTTAGCCGAGCTAAAAGATTATGGTTCTTCCCTTCGTTCGTTAACACAAGGAAAAGCAAAATTCAAATTAGAATTTAGTAATTATCAATTAGTTCCTCCACACATTCAGGAAAATTTAGTTATAAGCAATGCGTCGCTTTCTGAAGTGTAAAAAATGAATTTTGCGATAGAAAAAGCTTCTTCATTATTTGAAGAGGCTTTTTTTATACCTTTGCGCTATGCAATTCACATATCCCAAAAAAGAAAAATTAAAAAGCAAAACCACTATCGATTTGCTTTTTTCAGAAGGAAATTCGGTTTCGAAATTCCCGCTGCGTTTGGTATATGTTGAGAACAAAGAACCCAATGCCGAACTAATGAAAATGGGAGTTTCGGTATCAAAAAAATATTTCAAAAAAGCAGTAGACCGAAATTATTTCAAACGTGTTTTACGCGAAACGTATCGTTTAAACAAGCATCTTTTGATTGATAATTTAGAAAAACCGTATGCTTTTATGTTTTTCTATCAAACCAAAGAACGACTTTCGTATCAAGAAATTGAGGAAAAAACTATCCAACTTTTTCAAAAATTCAACGAAATTAAAAAGTAAATCACCACAATGGTTTAATTTTTGCTCAATATTATTTACTTTCGTAAAATAGTATCAATCAACACGTCAATCCATGAAGCCTTATTTCAAAAGAAAAATAATTATCCCCGTTGTCACTTTAACTTTTCTTTTTATCGGAGTGAGTTTTAAAAACGATTTTTTTGAAATTGCCAAACAAATCGAAATTTTTACTGGTGTTTTCAAAACGGTGAATCAAAACTATGTAGATGAAACCAATCCAGGTGAAATGATGGATGTTGCCATAAAAGGCATGTTGAAAGAATTGGATCCATATACCGTTTTT
It encodes the following:
- the rnpA gene encoding ribonuclease P protein component, with translation MQFTYPKKEKLKSKTTIDLLFSEGNSVSKFPLRLVYVENKEPNAELMKMGVSVSKKYFKKAVDRNYFKRVLRETYRLNKHLLIDNLEKPYAFMFFYQTKERLSYQEIEEKTIQLFQKFNEIKK